The following DNA comes from Streptococcus pasteurianus.
TGTAACCAATTTTTCACTTGTCATGTGTTTAGAGATTGGTGTGTGATAATCTGAAATGAAACGCATATCACGGTTGGTAATGATACCAACTAATTCACGATTTTCAAGAGTTTCAACAATTGGAACACCACTGATACGATAACGTTGCATCAATTCTTCTGCTTCTGAAACAGAATGTTTTGGTGTTAAGAAGAAAGGATCAATAATAACACCGTTTTCTGAGCGTTTTACTTTACGAATTTCTTCAGCTTGGTCTTGAATAGACATGTTTTTATGAACAACACCTAGACCACCCGCACGTGCAATTGCAATCGCCATTTTACTGTCAGTTACAGTGTCCATAGCAGCTGTCACGATAGGAATGTTCAATGTCAAATTTTTTGCAAGTTTTGTTTGCATATTAACTTCATTTGGAAGAACATGACTTTCAGCAGGAATAAGTAATACGTCATCAAAAGTGTAACCTTTTTTCAAAAATTTAGTGTCCCAATTTGACATTAAATAACCCTCTTTTCTATGTATTTGTAGGGGCTTTTAGCCCCCCAGCTAATTTTTTATTGTTACTATAATAACACGCCAGAATCATTTGTCAATAAAATAAATTCAATTTTTTTCCAAATTATCTTTTAAAGAAACATGGTATTTTCTACCCATTATTAGACTGAATATTTTTGTAATTATCATTTATTTTAAATGATAATTACAAAAATAAAAAACTCCAAAGTAAAAATTGTTACTTTAGAGTTTCATTTTAATTTAGAAGTAATTAATTCCCATAGCAGCTTTAACTTCTGACAGTGTTTGACCAGCAACTTCACGCGCTGCTTCACTTCCTTTTTCAAGCATACGGAATACTTCACCCATGTCTTTTGCATATTCTAGGCGACGTTCACGGATTGGTGCCAATTCACGTTCAAGAATATCAAGCAAATAACGCTTTGTTTTGACATCGCCAAGACCTCCGCGTTGATAGTGTTCTTTCATGGCTGCAATTTCAACTTGGTCTTCTTCACGTCCAAAAATATCAAGATAATGGAAAACCATATTTCCTTCAATTTGTCCTGGATCTTCGACACGAACATGATTAGGGTCTGTGTACATGCTCATTACTTTTTTACGAACAGTATCAGCATCATCAGACAAATAAATACCATTTCCAAGAGATTTAGACATTTTAGCATTACCATCTAACCCTGGTAAACGACCAGCTGCTTCATTTTCAGGAAAAATACCTTCTGGCTCAACCAAAACATCTGTTTTATAAGTATGATTGAAACTGCGAACGATTTCACGTGTTTGTTCAATCATTGGTTTTTGGTCATTTCCAACTGGCACATAATTCGCTTTAAAAGCTGTAATATCCGCAGCTTGAGAGATTGGATACACCAAAAATCCTGTTGGAATTGAACTTCCAAATCCTTTTTGTGCAATCTCTGTTTTTACAGTAGGATTACGTTCCAAACGTGCCAATGATACCAAGTTCATGTAGTACATGGTTAATTCAGCTAATTCAGGAATCTGACTTTGAATGAAAATCGTAGATTTCGCTGGATCAAGCCCTACTGATAAGTAGTCCAATGCTACATTTCCAACTGATTCTCTGATAATTTCAGATTCCTTAGCGTGGTCTGTCAAAGCTTGTTGATCTGCCAAGAAAACAAACATATCGTATTTATCTTCATTTTGCAATAACACACGATTTTTTAAACTACCGACATAGTGTCCTAAGTGTAACTTACCAGTTGGACGGTCACCTGTCAAAATAATTGGTTTTACCATTCTATCACCTCAAAATTAATTTCAAATAAAACACCCCCACGTAGCTATAAACTACGTGAGGGCGTTCTCAATACGCGGTACCACCTCAATTGATAGAAAATTTTCTACCATCTCTTACCACTATTAAAAGTTCACAGATAAATGCAAACATTATTTTCCATTATATATATCAGCCCATTCATGCAAGGGTACTACTGATTTTCAGCACCATCAGCTCTCTAAAAGTACGCATCTACATTACTCTTCTGAATCTTCTTCATTTTATGAAATTCTAGAAACTTTGTCAAGCTAATAGCTATTTTCCTAGGAAATTCTCGCTTTCTTAGAAAGAATAATTATACAGTTTCTTCGGGAATTCCTTTTTAATAAAATTAAAAAATGAGAATTATACATCGTAATCAACTTTCTCTCACATAAATCTTGACGAGTATCTTCTTCTTTGCAATAATAGAATCGTTTGTTATAAAGAAGAGGATTATTATGAAGAAAAAATTAATTGATTTTGGGCTCGTTACAGTAGGAGCATTTATTGCTGCTATCGGTTTTAACAGTTTTTTCCTAGAGAATCACATTGCATCTGGTGGGGTTGTTGGTTTAGCTGTTAGTTTGAAAGCTTTATTTGGTTGGAATACTGGGAATTTTGTTATGATTTCAAATTTTCCACTCCTTATAGCTTGCTGGCTTTTCCTAGGGAAAGAGACATTTGTAAAAACCGTTTATGGGTCATGGATTTATTCTATTTTTGTTAAACTAACTGAAGGTGTGCCAAATTTAACAGACAATCCTTTGTTAGCTGCGCTTTTTGGAGGT
Coding sequences within:
- the trpS gene encoding tryptophan--tRNA ligase; the encoded protein is MVKPIILTGDRPTGKLHLGHYVGSLKNRVLLQNEDKYDMFVFLADQQALTDHAKESEIIRESVGNVALDYLSVGLDPAKSTIFIQSQIPELAELTMYYMNLVSLARLERNPTVKTEIAQKGFGSSIPTGFLVYPISQAADITAFKANYVPVGNDQKPMIEQTREIVRSFNHTYKTDVLVEPEGIFPENEAAGRLPGLDGNAKMSKSLGNGIYLSDDADTVRKKVMSMYTDPNHVRVEDPGQIEGNMVFHYLDIFGREEDQVEIAAMKEHYQRGGLGDVKTKRYLLDILERELAPIRERRLEYAKDMGEVFRMLEKGSEAAREVAGQTLSEVKAAMGINYF